The following coding sequences are from one Streptomyces sp. NBC_01232 window:
- a CDS encoding helix-turn-helix domain-containing protein — protein sequence MPGGRLTQQERQRIAAGLTGKLSYAEIARRLDRPTSTISREIARNGGPGGYRPQQAQLATVQRAQRGTPAPPRAAGAPGGAMEEEIIELAVRSGLPRMTARVHVDLLLSEDGRRTAAELTRRLKVSPASVSVAVNFLVEHGYVRRERDPQRRRDIYVVDDDAWYHSIVISSRQTLEAAQASTAAAQAYGPESPVGQRLAKVGAFLEQVSLDMLESADRCRRLLA from the coding sequence ATGCCTGGAGGACGGTTGACCCAGCAGGAACGCCAGCGCATCGCGGCCGGACTCACCGGCAAGCTCTCCTACGCCGAGATCGCCAGGCGGCTCGACCGGCCGACCTCGACGATCAGCCGGGAGATCGCACGCAACGGCGGTCCCGGCGGCTACCGGCCCCAGCAGGCGCAGCTGGCGACGGTCCAGCGGGCGCAGCGCGGCACACCGGCACCCCCGCGCGCGGCCGGAGCGCCGGGCGGCGCAATGGAAGAGGAGATCATCGAGCTGGCGGTCAGGTCGGGACTGCCGAGGATGACAGCGCGCGTGCACGTCGACCTGTTGCTGTCCGAGGACGGCAGGCGCACAGCAGCCGAGCTGACCCGCAGACTGAAGGTCAGCCCGGCCTCCGTCTCCGTAGCCGTGAACTTCCTGGTCGAGCACGGGTATGTCCGGCGCGAGCGCGATCCGCAGCGGCGTCGCGACATCTACGTGGTCGACGACGACGCCTGGTACCACTCGATCGTGATCAGCTCGCGGCAGACGCTCGAGGCAGCGCAGGCCTCGACGGCCGCGGCGCAGGCGTACGGGCCCGAGAGCCCTGTGGGGCAGCGGCTGGCCAAGGTGGGCGCGTTCCTTGAACAGGTCAGCCTGGACATGCTGGAGTCGGCCGACCGATGCCGCCGCCTCCTGGCGTGA
- a CDS encoding cytochrome P450: MDESVHTVTTLPTERQSGCPFDPPAELIDARRHGPISRYTHPGGKPGWMITGYDLVRSVLADPRFSSRKDLLNVVDFEIPPAPPGEFLLMDDPQHSRYRKPLVGKFTARRMRLLTERIEQITTDCLDAMEKAGPSADLVTAFAKPIPTIIICELLGVPYEDRASFQEQIDKFMNGETGDEELMAAYTATQTYLAELVAAKRANPTDDVLSELTDSDLTDEELQGISLILLAAGFDTTANMLSLGTFALLQNPEQLAALRADPALIDQAVEELLRYLSVAKSFMRTALEDVEVGGQTIEAGTTVVLSYNTANRDPERYPDPHTLDLGRDSGGHLAFGHGIHLCLGAQLARIEMRVAFSALLGRFPTLRLAVPAEDVALRPETADIYGVKSLPVTWEV; the protein is encoded by the coding sequence ATGGATGAATCGGTCCACACTGTTACGACGCTGCCGACGGAGCGTCAGTCCGGCTGTCCCTTCGACCCTCCGGCAGAGCTGATCGACGCCCGCCGGCACGGCCCCATCAGCCGCTACACCCACCCCGGCGGGAAACCCGGCTGGATGATCACCGGATACGACCTGGTCAGGTCGGTCCTGGCCGACCCGCGGTTCAGCTCGCGCAAGGACCTCCTGAACGTGGTCGACTTCGAGATCCCTCCGGCGCCGCCCGGCGAGTTCCTCCTCATGGACGACCCCCAGCACAGCCGCTACCGGAAGCCGCTGGTCGGCAAGTTCACCGCACGGCGGATGCGCCTGCTCACCGAGCGCATCGAGCAGATCACCACCGACTGCCTGGACGCCATGGAGAAGGCGGGGCCGTCGGCGGACCTGGTGACCGCGTTCGCCAAGCCCATCCCCACCATCATCATCTGTGAGCTGCTGGGGGTGCCGTACGAGGACCGGGCCTCCTTCCAGGAACAGATCGACAAGTTCATGAACGGGGAGACGGGCGACGAGGAGCTGATGGCGGCCTACACCGCGACCCAGACCTACCTCGCGGAACTGGTGGCTGCCAAGCGTGCGAACCCCACCGATGACGTGCTCAGCGAACTCACCGACAGCGACCTGACCGATGAGGAGCTGCAGGGGATCAGCCTGATCCTGCTGGCGGCCGGCTTCGACACCACCGCCAACATGCTGTCCCTCGGGACCTTCGCGCTGCTGCAGAACCCGGAGCAACTGGCAGCGCTGCGCGCCGATCCCGCGCTCATCGACCAGGCCGTCGAGGAGCTGCTGCGGTATCTGAGCGTCGCCAAGTCGTTCATGCGGACGGCGCTGGAGGACGTCGAGGTGGGCGGCCAGACCATCGAGGCCGGCACGACGGTCGTCCTGTCGTACAACACCGCCAACCGCGACCCCGAGCGGTACCCGGATCCCCACACGCTCGACCTCGGGAGGGACTCCGGCGGGCACCTGGCCTTCGGCCACGGCATCCACCTGTGCCTGGGCGCGCAGCTGGCCCGCATCGAGATGCGGGTCGCGTTCTCCGCGCTGCTGGGGCGTTTCCCCACGCTGCGCCTGGCCGTACCGGCCGAAGACGTCGCCCTGCGCCCGGAGACCGCGGACATCTACGGGGTGAAGAGCCTCCCGGTCACCTGGGAGGTGTGA
- a CDS encoding MerR family transcriptional regulator, whose product MLQPCPWGKVKWDDDEVITIGQLAGYIGVSIKTVRVYHDKGLLPEPDRDASGYRRYGANDAVDLIKVRTLAEAGVPLARIRYLRAAGEEEFRQALGEIDDELDARIRSLQDTQGRLRRLAAGRLVPLPGEVFAHLEDLARWGFTPRWVDLQRDLWILVFATHPDRATTLFHEQAEILADPTLRWLFLDYDHAHDLDADDPRLEDLARGIAEANRERYGPDERPGLDTGSEIPALIQSRVNASSPAWERLDSLIRARLDA is encoded by the coding sequence ATGCTGCAACCCTGCCCCTGGGGCAAGGTCAAGTGGGACGATGACGAGGTGATCACCATCGGACAGCTGGCCGGCTACATCGGAGTGTCGATCAAGACCGTCCGCGTCTACCACGACAAGGGGTTGCTCCCCGAGCCCGACCGCGACGCGTCCGGCTACCGGCGGTACGGCGCGAACGACGCTGTCGATCTGATCAAGGTCCGGACACTGGCAGAAGCCGGTGTCCCCCTCGCTCGTATCCGGTATCTGAGAGCGGCGGGCGAGGAGGAATTCCGGCAGGCGCTGGGCGAGATCGACGACGAACTCGACGCCCGCATCCGCAGCCTGCAGGACACTCAAGGGCGCCTGCGCCGGCTCGCCGCCGGGCGTCTGGTGCCACTGCCCGGCGAGGTCTTCGCCCATCTGGAGGATCTGGCCCGATGGGGATTCACGCCTCGATGGGTGGACCTGCAACGCGACTTGTGGATCCTCGTGTTCGCCACCCACCCGGACCGTGCGACCACCCTGTTTCACGAGCAGGCCGAGATCTTGGCCGACCCGACTCTACGGTGGCTCTTCCTCGACTACGACCACGCACACGACCTCGACGCCGACGACCCGCGGCTCGAGGACCTCGCCCGCGGGATCGCCGAGGCGAATCGGGAGCGCTACGGGCCCGACGAACGGCCCGGGCTGGATACGGGCTCCGAGATCCCCGCCCTCATCCAGAGCAGAGTCAACGCTTCGTCCCCGGCATGGGAACGGCTCGACTCCCTCATTCGCGCCCGACTGGACGCATGA
- the lysA gene encoding diaminopimelate decarboxylase, which produces MSVWPASTRPLPHGDLAVGGVSLTQIAERFATPVYVLDEGEVRGRCRTYRDAFPDADVLYAAKAFLSRAMVRWVQEEGLGLDVCSAGELELAVTTGFPPERIVLHGNAKSPHDLEAALRLGVGRIVIDSPSKIARIAAAVGPGGRQKVMVRVVPGVSAGGHDKIRTGREDQKFGLSLTDGGAQHAVTRILGQPRLELTGLHCHIGCQISEVKPYLVALRRMIGLMARIRDTHGLVLPELDMGGGHGIAYQPGVPALDLTALARRMRTELVDGCAAAGLPVPRLAVEPGRAVVGPAGVALYRVLTVKHTGENVFVAVDGGMIDNPRPALYGVRYAPRLVGRHSAAGPRTATVVGRHCEAGDILASDVQLPGDIHPGDLLAVPVAGAYQLSMASGYNLVGRPAVVAVHEDTARLLVRREALEDHRRRDIGA; this is translated from the coding sequence CTGTCCGTATGGCCCGCGTCCACGAGGCCGCTCCCCCACGGCGACCTGGCCGTCGGCGGAGTCTCCCTCACCCAGATCGCCGAGCGCTTCGCCACCCCCGTCTACGTACTGGACGAGGGCGAGGTCCGCGGGCGCTGCCGGACGTATCGCGACGCCTTCCCCGACGCGGACGTGCTGTACGCCGCCAAGGCGTTCCTCTCCCGCGCCATGGTCCGATGGGTCCAGGAGGAGGGGCTGGGCCTGGACGTATGCTCGGCCGGGGAGCTGGAACTCGCCGTCACCACCGGATTCCCGCCCGAGCGCATCGTGCTGCACGGAAACGCCAAGTCCCCGCACGACCTGGAGGCCGCCCTGCGCCTCGGTGTCGGACGGATCGTCATCGACAGCCCGTCCAAGATCGCCAGGATCGCCGCCGCCGTCGGCCCAGGCGGCCGCCAGAAGGTGATGGTGCGGGTGGTCCCGGGCGTCTCGGCCGGCGGCCACGACAAGATCCGAACCGGAAGGGAGGACCAGAAGTTCGGGCTCTCCCTCACCGACGGCGGCGCACAGCACGCCGTCACCCGGATCCTGGGCCAGCCCCGGCTCGAACTGACCGGCTTGCACTGCCACATCGGATGCCAGATATCCGAGGTGAAGCCCTACCTGGTCGCCCTGCGCCGCATGATCGGGCTCATGGCCCGCATCCGTGACACCCACGGCCTGGTCCTGCCCGAGCTGGACATGGGCGGCGGCCACGGCATCGCCTACCAGCCGGGCGTACCCGCCCTCGACCTCACCGCGCTCGCCCGGCGGATGCGTACCGAACTCGTCGACGGCTGCGCCGCCGCCGGACTGCCCGTGCCCCGGCTCGCCGTCGAACCCGGACGGGCCGTCGTGGGCCCCGCCGGAGTCGCCCTCTACCGGGTGCTCACCGTCAAGCACACCGGCGAGAACGTGTTCGTCGCCGTCGACGGCGGCATGATCGACAACCCGCGCCCCGCCCTGTACGGGGTGCGGTACGCACCCCGGCTCGTCGGCCGCCACTCGGCGGCCGGGCCCCGTACGGCCACCGTCGTCGGGCGGCACTGCGAGGCGGGCGACATCCTCGCCTCCGACGTCCAGCTGCCGGGCGACATCCACCCCGGCGATCTGCTCGCCGTACCGGTGGCCGGTGCCTACCAGCTGTCCATGGCCTCCGGATACAACCTGGTCGGCCGCCCCGCCGTCGTAGCCGTCCACGAGGACACGGCCCGGCTCCTCGTCCGGCGGGAAGCCCTGGAGGACCACCGGCGCCGGGACATCGGCGCCTAA
- a CDS encoding SAV_915 family protein: MCLFLYDESDSEPEEQGPAGPVYVPARPGEAHVVVRLFRTPMGTRTAVGFTSPERLAATLGTAQPWIRLSEAALRAMARPLGASLLTVDPALTAPPVPTADAGPTGAPLTWVSETTARTA; this comes from the coding sequence ATGTGCTTGTTCCTGTACGACGAATCCGACTCCGAGCCCGAGGAACAGGGCCCGGCCGGGCCTGTGTACGTGCCCGCCCGGCCGGGAGAAGCGCACGTCGTCGTGCGGCTGTTCCGCACCCCGATGGGAACCCGTACCGCCGTCGGTTTCACCAGCCCGGAACGGCTGGCCGCCACGCTCGGTACGGCCCAGCCCTGGATCCGGCTCTCCGAGGCCGCACTCCGTGCGATGGCCCGGCCGCTCGGCGCGTCCCTGCTGACCGTCGACCCGGCCCTCACCGCGCCCCCGGTCCCCACGGCGGATGCCGGACCCACCGGAGCACCGCTCACATGGGTATCCGAGACCACGGCCCGCACGGCCTGA
- a CDS encoding universal stress protein, whose amino-acid sequence MVGVTGTLGSLAALHRAAAEARARDAELRVVLAWQSPGGELGSRNGLSPSALAECRTAAVERLREVLDTAFRAVKPGVALAGLTVRGKPGAVLVDTARGVEDLLVVGTGSRTPLRRLPHPPSPALCAPQEQERRRCLRAIRLSGSGWKPVAKYPEDGSRWGMGGPDRGRRSTPPSGVGPRMAAAVVRYRPSVLDRPFHSAISVRSHHS is encoded by the coding sequence GTGGTCGGCGTGACCGGCACCCTGGGGAGTCTGGCAGCCCTGCACAGGGCAGCCGCAGAGGCCCGCGCACGGGATGCGGAGCTGCGAGTCGTCCTGGCGTGGCAATCGCCGGGCGGTGAACTCGGCAGCCGGAACGGCCTCAGCCCCTCCGCCCTGGCGGAATGCCGTACGGCTGCCGTCGAAAGACTTCGCGAGGTGCTCGACACGGCGTTCCGTGCGGTGAAGCCCGGAGTCGCCCTCGCGGGCCTCACCGTACGGGGCAAGCCCGGCGCCGTCCTGGTGGACACCGCCCGTGGCGTGGAGGACCTCTTGGTCGTAGGCACCGGCTCACGTACTCCGTTGCGCCGCCTCCCGCACCCGCCCTCGCCTGCGCTCTGCGCTCCGCAGGAGCAAGAGCGGCGGCGTTGCCTTCGCGCCATTCGTTTGAGCGGCAGCGGCTGGAAGCCGGTCGCGAAGTACCCGGAGGACGGAAGCCGTTGGGGGATGGGTGGACCGGATCGAGGCCGGCGATCCACTCCACCAAGCGGTGTCGGCCCGCGCATGGCGGCCGCCGTGGTGAGGTATAGGCCGAGCGTCCTCGATCGTCCGTTTCATTCGGCGATCTCTGTCCGTTCCCACCACTCGTAG
- a CDS encoding DUF5988 family protein: protein MATKAVLEGGPDDLPERIVPISDPGQDLKIPHRGGYEHFKNTSRHQDSPEGRLAVYEWWERTEIAE from the coding sequence ATGGCGACCAAGGCAGTGCTTGAGGGCGGCCCGGACGATCTGCCCGAGCGGATCGTTCCGATCTCCGACCCCGGACAAGACCTGAAGATTCCACACCGCGGCGGGTACGAGCATTTCAAGAACACGTCGCGGCACCAGGACAGCCCGGAGGGACGACTGGCGGTCTACGAGTGGTGGGAACGGACAGAGATCGCCGAATGA
- a CDS encoding 1-phosphofructokinase family hexose kinase: MTMNPAVDLCWEVGHLEVIGKNRARVRSVAAGGGGINVARHVVRLGGRATAVHTAGGEVGLRLNRLLDEEGVDHVAIDIDDGTREALVLFEAESSRGYHIVPPGPHLHDHEGRRSLDALVQAVGNCPYVVASGSLPGGLPDDFYAVAARRVREAGSRLVLDTSGPALRGALAEGVFLLRCNRTEAESLTGRPVRGFDDARALNEHLLTTGAAEIAVTTLGELGALCSTGHGHTELYAPPLPGEPLSDAGAGDSMVAALITQLAAGEDPVSAAASGVAAAAAAILTPSTEPFDLDTARSLRSQVRTRSQTDARRRGV, from the coding sequence TTGACGATGAATCCTGCGGTCGATCTCTGCTGGGAGGTCGGGCACCTGGAGGTCATCGGCAAGAACCGTGCCCGGGTCAGGTCGGTGGCCGCCGGGGGCGGAGGGATCAACGTCGCCCGTCATGTCGTGCGGCTCGGAGGACGAGCCACCGCCGTCCACACCGCCGGAGGCGAGGTCGGCCTGCGCCTGAACCGACTGCTGGACGAAGAGGGCGTCGACCACGTCGCCATCGACATCGACGACGGCACCCGCGAAGCACTCGTGCTGTTCGAGGCCGAATCGAGCCGCGGCTACCACATCGTGCCGCCCGGCCCGCACCTGCACGACCACGAGGGGCGGCGATCCCTGGATGCGCTGGTGCAGGCCGTCGGCAACTGCCCGTACGTCGTGGCCAGCGGCAGCCTGCCCGGCGGCTTGCCCGACGACTTCTACGCGGTCGCCGCCCGCCGCGTCAGGGAAGCCGGATCCCGACTGGTCCTGGACACCTCCGGTCCGGCGCTTCGCGGAGCACTCGCGGAGGGCGTGTTCCTGCTCAGGTGCAACCGCACAGAGGCCGAGAGCCTGACCGGCCGGCCGGTCCGTGGCTTCGACGACGCCCGGGCTCTCAACGAGCACCTACTCACCACAGGGGCCGCCGAGATCGCCGTCACCACCCTCGGAGAGCTGGGCGCACTGTGCTCGACCGGCCACGGCCACACCGAGCTCTACGCGCCGCCGCTGCCCGGCGAGCCCCTGAGCGACGCCGGGGCGGGAGACAGCATGGTCGCCGCCCTCATCACACAGCTGGCCGCCGGAGAGGATCCCGTCAGCGCCGCCGCGTCGGGGGTGGCCGCAGCCGCCGCAGCGATACTCACCCCCAGCACCGAGCCCTTCGACCTGGACACGGCCCGATCCCTCCGCTCCCAGGTGAGGACCAGGTCCCAGACCGATGCTCGGCGCCGGGGCGTTTGA
- a CDS encoding cupin domain-containing protein — protein sequence MTIKDIGPEPQSFDLEKATLENTDYRAVAWSGKYLQLTLMSIPVGEDIGLEAHPETDQFLRLDAGRGRVQMGRAKDRLDFDQEVEDGWAIFVPAGTWHNVTNIGDEPLQLYAVYAPVHHASGKIHATAADAERDEDSGDDEPASWSAQPDQQPSDEHA from the coding sequence ATGACCATCAAGGACATCGGGCCGGAACCTCAAAGCTTCGACCTTGAGAAGGCGACGCTTGAAAACACGGACTATCGCGCCGTCGCCTGGTCCGGGAAGTATCTTCAGTTGACCCTCATGTCGATTCCGGTGGGTGAGGACATCGGCTTGGAAGCACACCCGGAGACCGACCAATTCCTACGACTCGACGCAGGCCGGGGCCGCGTCCAGATGGGCCGCGCGAAGGATCGACTCGACTTCGACCAGGAGGTCGAGGATGGTTGGGCAATCTTCGTACCCGCCGGCACTTGGCACAACGTCACCAACATCGGTGACGAGCCCCTGCAGCTCTACGCTGTATACGCGCCGGTCCACCACGCGTCGGGCAAGATCCACGCGACAGCCGCAGACGCGGAGCGCGACGAGGACTCAGGCGACGACGAGCCGGCAAGCTGGTCGGCCCAGCCTGACCAACAGCCATCGGACGAGCACGCCTGA
- a CDS encoding isoamylase early set domain-containing protein produces the protein MLERTLRKDRTEVTFILPADNPSGPVSVVGDFNGWQPGVHTLKARKDGKRAVTVERPSEGTHSFRYLAAGDYWFNDESARDQDGPNSRLHT, from the coding sequence ATGCTGGAGCGCACGCTGCGCAAGGACCGCACCGAGGTCACCTTCATCCTTCCCGCCGACAACCCGTCGGGGCCGGTCAGCGTGGTGGGCGACTTCAACGGCTGGCAGCCCGGCGTGCACACGCTCAAGGCCCGCAAGGACGGCAAGCGCGCCGTCACGGTCGAGCGGCCCAGCGAGGGCACCCATTCCTTCCGGTACCTGGCCGCCGGGGACTACTGGTTCAACGACGAGAGCGCCCGGGACCAGGACGGCCCCAACAGCCGCCTCCACACCTGA
- a CDS encoding DUF6119 family protein, producing the protein MRQQGHLRYRPLNHLFAQGVVAVETLLSDSEVRAKLLQQVAAHIPDHRLIQDFGTLRVVFGILLKDGEGIAVDSLFAFAQVSLLQS; encoded by the coding sequence CTGCGTCAACAGGGCCACCTCCGGTACCGCCCCCTCAACCACCTCTTCGCCCAAGGCGTGGTCGCAGTGGAGACCTTGCTGAGCGATTCGGAGGTACGGGCCAAGCTCCTCCAGCAGGTGGCTGCCCACATCCCAGACCACCGTCTCATCCAAGACTTCGGCACGCTCCGCGTGGTCTTCGGCATCCTGCTGAAGGACGGCGAGGGCATTGCCGTCGACTCGCTCTTCGCCTTCGCTCAAGTCTCGCTGCTGCAATCGTGA